One Cellulomonas soli DNA window includes the following coding sequences:
- a CDS encoding DsbA family protein produces MSAPEVVVPDRHVYGDPGAPVTVVEFGDLECPFCRAAAPVLRELVESSDGQVRLVWRHFPLFEVHPHALTAALAVEAAAVHGRFWAMHDRLFAHQARLTDPDLRAHAVALGLDPDEVAGDGAQRHAPAVEADYLAGLAIGVRATPTVVVGHRHLQGAVDLATLRAAVRDALAGADPAGRGSTASGRAVPEALPVDAGPVPVMLETHRPPTVVGDACGTMDG; encoded by the coding sequence ATGAGCGCACCCGAGGTCGTCGTCCCCGACCGGCACGTGTACGGAGACCCCGGCGCGCCGGTGACCGTCGTGGAGTTCGGCGACCTCGAGTGCCCGTTCTGCCGGGCGGCGGCGCCCGTGCTGCGCGAGCTCGTGGAGTCGTCGGACGGCCAGGTCCGCCTGGTCTGGCGGCACTTCCCGCTGTTCGAGGTGCACCCGCACGCGCTGACCGCCGCCCTGGCCGTCGAGGCCGCCGCCGTGCACGGCCGGTTCTGGGCGATGCACGACCGGCTGTTCGCGCACCAGGCCCGCCTGACCGACCCGGACCTGCGCGCGCACGCGGTCGCCCTCGGGCTCGACCCGGACGAGGTCGCCGGTGACGGCGCGCAGCGGCACGCCCCTGCGGTCGAGGCGGACTACCTCGCAGGGCTGGCCATCGGCGTGCGGGCCACCCCGACCGTGGTCGTCGGCCACCGGCACCTGCAGGGGGCCGTCGACCTGGCGACGTTGCGTGCAGCGGTTCGTGACGCGCTCGCAGGGGCCGACCCCGCCGGGCGGGGATCGACGGCTTCGGGTCGTGCGGTGCCCGAAGCCCTGCCGGTGGACGCAGGCCCCGTGCCGGTCATGCTCGAGACGCACCGCCCGCCGACCGTGGTCGGCGACGCGTGCGGCACGATGGACGGATGA
- a CDS encoding methylated-DNA--[protein]-cysteine S-methyltransferase has product MQHDGTVDVAGAVDVAGARDVAGAVDAASAAGAAGTVRVVVADAAARVHHTVLGTPVGDVTIVARGGVLTAVQFAGARPSAVPADLGARDDDGLADARRQLEEYVAGERTAFDLPVHLDGSDFQVRVWRGLLRIPFGRTWSYGRLAEEIGLDPRTSSRAVGAANGRNRLAVVVPCHRVIGADGSLVGFAAGVARKRFLLDLEAEQHLGESVLF; this is encoded by the coding sequence ATGCAGCACGACGGCACGGTGGACGTGGCGGGCGCAGTGGACGTGGCAGGTGCAAGGGACGTGGCGGGTGCGGTGGACGCGGCGAGTGCCGCGGGTGCCGCGGGCACGGTGCGGGTGGTCGTGGCGGACGCTGCGGCGCGCGTGCACCACACGGTTCTGGGGACACCGGTCGGGGACGTCACGATCGTGGCGCGCGGGGGCGTCCTGACCGCGGTCCAGTTCGCCGGGGCCCGCCCCTCGGCGGTGCCCGCCGACCTCGGGGCGCGCGACGACGACGGCCTCGCGGATGCGCGTCGCCAGCTCGAGGAGTACGTGGCAGGCGAGCGCACGGCGTTCGACCTGCCCGTCCACCTCGACGGCTCGGACTTCCAGGTGCGCGTGTGGAGAGGTCTGCTGCGGATCCCGTTCGGCCGGACGTGGTCGTACGGCCGGCTGGCCGAGGAGATCGGGCTCGACCCGCGGACCTCATCCCGCGCCGTCGGTGCGGCGAACGGGCGCAACCGCCTCGCCGTGGTGGTTCCCTGCCATCGGGTCATCGGTGCCGACGGCTCGCTGGTGGGGTTCGCCGCCGGGGTGGCGCGCAAGCGGTTCCTGCTCGACCTCGAGGCGGAGCAGCACCTGGGCGAGTCGGTCCTGTTCTGA
- a CDS encoding mechanosensitive ion channel family protein, whose translation MLPSLTALASVPTDAFASVPTDAFAAVTTDQTGGSTSPVRLAVALVVAVVVAWLASLVVAALVRRATRSSALATDVAPQTHRATRALLVAVALDLAVTRAAAPATWVTVVDHVLVVAAIASAAWLLGSAAMSVARAAGVREEASGPGDPRTVDRAQAQVRGVRALTVPLLVTAATGVALVTLPGAAAAGAVVLGLAGLLGVATVVAARDVLADLAAGVRLAFGDAVRVDDVVVVEGQWGRVEQITLVHVVVQLWDDRRLVLPTSRVTSSVLESWSRTDDGPLGTVDLDLDWTVPVEAVRGELERLLTQDELWDGRVGVLQVLDAVGGSVRVRALLSAGDAPALDDLRCAVREGLLGWVQQHGRDALPRTRQEQVGAAPVRPPAPPTPPRAAFGETQAFDIAGQRARQFTGSLEGLERAQAFAGPGPAVLDVRAGRTAAPVARAVARPVVVEAAQPAAVSEPVAARRSASSAPVGGAPRPTAAGPATPASAPVIVVGRGQGGPVAAPATPDAGATQVFGGPIGQAPSGHGGGGPAAPGYGTSAGYGTAPGYGSPHGGPGYVDQGGAGRLQPPAAPQAAPAASPGWSLDFVEPAGAPTSPAYGAPVRPEGSLDSTQVFGARPTVERRSTRREMRP comes from the coding sequence GTGCTGCCCTCCCTGACCGCCCTCGCCTCGGTGCCCACGGACGCGTTCGCCTCGGTGCCCACCGACGCCTTCGCAGCGGTGACCACCGACCAGACCGGCGGGTCCACGAGCCCTGTCCGCCTCGCCGTGGCCCTCGTCGTCGCGGTCGTCGTCGCCTGGCTCGCCTCGCTCGTCGTGGCGGCGCTCGTGCGCCGGGCCACCCGGTCGAGCGCGCTCGCCACGGACGTCGCGCCGCAGACTCATCGGGCCACCCGGGCGCTGCTCGTCGCCGTCGCCCTGGACCTCGCGGTCACCCGGGCCGCCGCACCCGCGACCTGGGTGACGGTCGTCGACCACGTGCTCGTCGTCGCGGCCATCGCCTCGGCGGCATGGCTGCTCGGCTCGGCCGCGATGAGCGTCGCCCGTGCCGCGGGCGTGCGCGAGGAGGCCTCCGGACCGGGCGACCCGCGGACGGTCGACCGGGCGCAGGCCCAGGTGCGGGGCGTGCGGGCGCTGACCGTCCCGCTGCTGGTCACCGCGGCGACCGGGGTCGCCCTGGTGACACTGCCGGGGGCGGCCGCCGCCGGTGCGGTCGTGCTCGGCCTCGCCGGGCTGCTGGGCGTCGCCACCGTGGTCGCTGCGCGCGACGTGCTCGCCGACCTCGCCGCAGGCGTCCGGCTCGCGTTCGGGGACGCCGTGCGCGTCGACGACGTCGTGGTCGTCGAGGGGCAGTGGGGAAGGGTCGAGCAGATCACGCTCGTGCACGTCGTCGTGCAGCTGTGGGACGACCGGCGGCTCGTGCTGCCCACGTCGCGTGTGACGTCCTCGGTGCTCGAGAGCTGGTCGCGCACCGACGACGGCCCGCTCGGCACGGTCGACCTGGACCTGGACTGGACGGTGCCCGTCGAGGCCGTGCGCGGCGAGCTCGAGCGCCTGCTGACCCAGGACGAGCTGTGGGACGGGCGGGTCGGCGTGCTGCAGGTCCTCGACGCCGTCGGCGGGAGCGTGCGGGTGCGTGCGCTCCTCAGCGCGGGCGACGCCCCGGCGCTGGACGACCTGCGCTGCGCCGTCCGCGAAGGGCTGCTCGGCTGGGTCCAGCAGCACGGGCGGGACGCGCTGCCGCGCACACGCCAGGAGCAGGTCGGCGCCGCCCCCGTGCGCCCGCCGGCCCCGCCGACGCCCCCGCGAGCGGCGTTCGGAGAGACGCAGGCGTTCGACATCGCCGGTCAGCGGGCGCGCCAGTTCACCGGGTCGCTCGAGGGTCTCGAGCGCGCCCAGGCCTTCGCCGGTCCTGGACCGGCCGTGCTCGACGTGCGCGCCGGTCGGACGGCGGCGCCCGTGGCCCGCGCCGTTGCTCGACCCGTGGTGGTCGAGGCCGCCCAGCCGGCAGCGGTGAGCGAGCCGGTGGCGGCCCGTCGGTCGGCCAGCTCGGCGCCCGTGGGCGGGGCCCCCCGCCCGACGGCCGCCGGACCCGCGACGCCGGCCTCGGCGCCGGTCATCGTGGTCGGCCGCGGGCAGGGCGGCCCGGTCGCGGCACCGGCCACGCCGGACGCCGGTGCGACCCAGGTGTTCGGCGGGCCGATCGGGCAGGCCCCCTCCGGCCACGGCGGGGGCGGACCGGCTGCGCCCGGGTACGGCACCTCAGCCGGGTACGGCACGGCACCCGGGTACGGTTCCCCGCACGGCGGCCCCGGGTACGTCGACCAGGGTGGCGCGGGCCGCCTGCAGCCGCCCGCCGCCCCGCAGGCTGCGCCGGCCGCGTCCCCGGGCTGGTCGCTCGACTTCGTCGAGCCGGCGGGTGCGCCGACCTCGCCCGCCTACGGTGCTCCCGTGCGCCCCGAGGGCTCCCTCGACAGCACCCAGGTGTTCGGCGCCCGCCCGACCGTCGAGCGCCGCTCGACCCGACGGGAGATGCGCCCCTGA
- a CDS encoding DNA-3-methyladenine glycosylase family protein, giving the protein MRHDVTVPFAAAPALASLAAHAVPGVETVDRSAGTVRRLVDLGEGPVVVHVTLHDGLVSATVDDEGAVHPTRAPAPRTAALDALLRRWFGLDDDLGAVRSALGGDALIGPLLSVRPDLRVLGHPDGFEAAVTTVLGQQVSLAAARTFGGRLAQAYGTPHAGSGLVTYPDAGTIARVDPVDLQAVLRVPHSRARTVHALATACSRGLALTPGSDHAEVRRQLLALPGVGPWTVEYLAVRVLADRDAWPSGDLVLRRALGGTDAAGTERAAEAWRPWRAHAAFHLWTATAYPA; this is encoded by the coding sequence GTGCGACACGACGTGACGGTCCCCTTCGCCGCCGCACCCGCGCTCGCCTCCCTGGCGGCGCACGCGGTCCCGGGCGTCGAGACGGTCGACCGCTCCGCGGGCACCGTGCGGCGACTCGTGGACCTGGGCGAGGGGCCGGTCGTCGTGCACGTGACGTTGCACGACGGTCTGGTCTCGGCGACGGTCGACGACGAGGGCGCCGTCCACCCGACCCGCGCGCCCGCTCCGCGGACGGCCGCGCTGGACGCCCTGCTGCGCCGGTGGTTCGGCCTCGACGACGACCTGGGTGCCGTCCGGTCCGCGCTCGGGGGCGACGCGCTCATCGGCCCGCTGCTGTCCGTGCGCCCGGACCTGCGGGTCCTCGGGCACCCGGACGGTTTCGAGGCGGCCGTGACGACCGTGCTCGGGCAGCAGGTGTCACTCGCGGCGGCCCGGACGTTCGGCGGTCGGCTCGCGCAGGCGTACGGCACGCCGCACGCCGGCAGCGGGCTCGTGACCTACCCCGACGCGGGCACGATCGCCCGCGTCGACCCCGTCGACCTGCAGGCGGTGCTGCGCGTGCCGCACTCCCGCGCCCGCACGGTGCACGCGTTGGCCACGGCCTGCTCACGCGGTCTGGCGCTGACCCCGGGGAGTGACCACGCCGAGGTGCGCCGTCAGCTGCTGGCGCTGCCCGGCGTCGGCCCGTGGACGGTCGAGTACCTGGCGGTGCGGGTGCTCGCCGACAGGGACGCGTGGCCCTCGGGGGACCTCGTGCTGCGCCGGGCCCTCGGTGGGACGGACGCCGCCGGCACGGAGCGCGCGGCCGAGGCGTGGCGTCCGTGGCGGGCCCACGCCGCGTTCCACCTGTGGACGGCGACCGCGTACCCGGCCTGA
- a CDS encoding DUF4349 domain-containing protein, translating into MVANTAGAPRDISTSHTSTSEISTSEIRRGAHPASASPGTARSRVRQRWAGIVALLVVTGTLAACSASGGDASTDSGAVPGVAGAEAVGAADSAGSDVAAGDEAAVAATDRQVVQTGTVWMTAPDPVAAAEAVVALAEGLEGRVDDRHSVAGDDERDASASLVVRVPAADLTTMLEGLADVGRVVEQEVQAQDVTADAQDLDARIHALELSVARMEDLLGRATSNADLVAAEQALSERQANLESLRSQRARLAEEVALSTLTIQVDEPGEVPATTAPAPDGFLGGLAVGWSSLVTMLSGAVLVLGVLAPWLAFGGAVAAGCVAVVRWWRRRSGTRAGGPAGAPPVAGAAAPGEDG; encoded by the coding sequence ATGGTCGCGAACACGGCGGGGGCACCGCGGGACATCAGCACGTCGCACACCAGCACGTCGGAGATCAGCACGTCGGAGATCAGGCGCGGGGCCCACCCCGCGTCCGCGTCGCCCGGCACGGCGCGCAGTCGCGTCCGCCAGCGCTGGGCCGGGATCGTCGCCCTGCTCGTCGTGACCGGGACGCTCGCGGCGTGCAGCGCGAGCGGCGGCGACGCGTCGACGGACTCCGGCGCGGTCCCAGGGGTCGCAGGGGCCGAAGCGGTCGGGGCGGCCGACTCCGCCGGATCGGACGTCGCCGCGGGCGACGAGGCGGCCGTGGCCGCCACGGACCGGCAGGTCGTCCAGACGGGCACGGTCTGGATGACCGCACCGGACCCGGTCGCCGCAGCGGAGGCGGTCGTCGCGCTCGCCGAAGGCCTCGAGGGCCGCGTCGACGACCGGCACTCCGTCGCGGGCGACGACGAGCGGGACGCCTCGGCCTCGCTCGTGGTCCGGGTGCCCGCCGCCGACCTGACGACGATGCTCGAGGGCCTCGCGGACGTCGGTCGGGTCGTCGAGCAGGAGGTGCAGGCGCAGGACGTCACGGCCGACGCGCAGGACCTCGACGCCCGGATCCACGCGCTTGAGCTGTCGGTGGCGCGCATGGAGGACCTGCTGGGCCGAGCGACCTCGAACGCGGACCTCGTCGCCGCCGAGCAGGCCCTCTCCGAGCGGCAGGCGAACCTCGAGTCGTTGCGCTCGCAGCGGGCCCGGCTGGCGGAGGAGGTCGCACTGTCCACGCTGACGATCCAGGTGGACGAGCCGGGCGAGGTGCCCGCAACCACGGCACCGGCACCGGACGGGTTCCTCGGAGGGCTCGCCGTGGGCTGGTCCTCGCTCGTGACGATGCTGAGCGGTGCGGTGCTCGTGCTGGGCGTGCTCGCGCCGTGGCTGGCGTTCGGCGGCGCCGTGGCGGCGGGCTGCGTGGCGGTCGTGCGCTGGTGGCGCCGCCGCAGCGGCACGAGGGCGGGCGGTCCGGCCGGGGCGCCGCCGGTGGCAGGCGCGGCGGCGCCGGGCGAGGATGGCTGA
- a CDS encoding DUF4914 family protein, with protein sequence MSVVACPSLADVALPPEVRAALDACKSVIVPSSRAELYELTLGPAGGPVFSVDYDVNGVPYTEATVTRCSNGAAVNYPEDYMRRRDPDCMRIADDLPTDKPRYRDVFGSEFASVKQETLDWLSEQELVVVPFKAGGPRFGYPSLAIIPANAAFFALALVDLQGWVTFDEIGPFTPRSILYVAPPFRHTHFEGRQVVVHDRTDTLHEIFAYNLYPGPSAKKGVFSVLLDIGEHEGWITAHASSVRVTTPYENETVIMHEGASGGGKSEMCQEIRREDDGRILFGTNVVTDEPYHLTLGETSTLAPVTDDMTLCHPSVQRGDGSLVVADAEDGWFVRVDNMKSYGEDPAFERAVIHPQEPLVFFSIDGTPDATALPWEHTLDSNGKRCPNPRVIIPRRFVKGVIDEPKAVDVRTFGVRMPACTSEKPTYGIMGMMQVVPPSLAWMWRLIAPRGDKNPSIGESKATTSTLKHGGMVAEGVGSYWPFATGTKVGAANLLLKQILDADRVRYVLTPNQHIGAYKVDFAAEWITREYLARRGGGKIGADHLTPARCSLFGYRPREVKIDGQQIRPTILQPENQSQVGLEAYDAGAEILTSFFKSELSKFLTDDLDPLGRQIIETCLADGSVEDYVALTPMHY encoded by the coding sequence GTGAGCGTTGTCGCGTGTCCGTCGCTGGCCGACGTAGCCCTGCCCCCCGAGGTGCGTGCCGCCCTCGACGCCTGCAAGTCCGTCATCGTCCCGTCCTCGCGCGCTGAGCTCTACGAGCTGACCCTCGGCCCCGCCGGCGGACCCGTCTTCTCCGTCGACTACGACGTCAACGGCGTGCCGTACACCGAGGCCACGGTCACGCGGTGCAGCAACGGCGCTGCCGTGAACTACCCCGAGGACTACATGCGTCGGCGCGACCCCGACTGCATGCGCATCGCCGACGACCTGCCGACCGACAAGCCGCGCTACCGCGACGTGTTCGGCTCGGAGTTCGCGTCCGTCAAGCAGGAGACGCTCGACTGGCTGTCGGAGCAGGAGCTCGTCGTCGTGCCGTTCAAGGCCGGCGGCCCGCGGTTCGGCTACCCCTCGCTGGCGATCATCCCGGCGAACGCCGCGTTCTTCGCGCTCGCCCTGGTCGACCTGCAGGGCTGGGTGACGTTCGACGAGATCGGGCCGTTCACGCCCCGCTCGATCCTGTACGTCGCGCCGCCGTTCCGGCACACGCACTTCGAGGGCCGCCAGGTCGTCGTGCACGACCGCACGGACACGCTGCACGAGATCTTCGCGTACAACCTGTACCCGGGTCCGAGCGCGAAGAAGGGCGTCTTCTCCGTGCTCCTCGACATCGGCGAGCACGAGGGCTGGATCACCGCGCACGCCTCGTCGGTGCGGGTGACCACGCCGTACGAGAACGAGACCGTGATCATGCACGAGGGTGCCTCGGGCGGCGGCAAGTCGGAGATGTGCCAGGAGATCCGCCGTGAGGACGACGGCCGCATCCTGTTCGGCACGAACGTCGTCACCGACGAGCCGTACCACCTGACCCTCGGCGAGACGAGCACGCTCGCCCCGGTGACCGACGACATGACGCTCTGCCACCCGTCGGTGCAGCGCGGCGACGGGTCGCTCGTGGTCGCCGACGCCGAGGACGGCTGGTTCGTCCGCGTCGACAACATGAAGTCCTACGGCGAGGACCCGGCGTTCGAGCGGGCGGTCATCCACCCGCAGGAGCCGCTGGTGTTCTTCAGCATCGACGGCACGCCCGACGCGACCGCGCTGCCGTGGGAGCACACGCTGGACTCGAACGGCAAGCGCTGCCCGAACCCGCGCGTGATCATCCCCCGCCGGTTCGTCAAGGGTGTCATCGACGAGCCCAAGGCCGTCGACGTGCGCACGTTCGGCGTCCGGATGCCGGCCTGCACCAGCGAGAAGCCCACCTACGGGATCATGGGCATGATGCAGGTCGTCCCGCCGTCGCTGGCGTGGATGTGGCGACTCATCGCCCCGCGTGGCGACAAGAACCCGTCGATCGGCGAGTCGAAGGCCACGACGTCCACGCTCAAGCACGGCGGCATGGTCGCCGAGGGCGTCGGCTCGTACTGGCCCTTCGCGACGGGCACCAAGGTCGGTGCGGCGAACCTGCTGCTCAAGCAGATCCTCGACGCCGACCGGGTGCGCTACGTGCTGACCCCCAACCAGCACATCGGTGCGTACAAGGTCGACTTCGCGGCCGAGTGGATCACCCGGGAGTACCTGGCCCGTCGTGGTGGCGGCAAGATCGGCGCGGACCACCTGACGCCGGCGCGCTGCTCGCTGTTCGGGTACCGCCCGCGCGAGGTCAAGATCGACGGCCAGCAGATCCGTCCGACGATCCTGCAGCCGGAGAACCAGTCGCAGGTCGGCCTGGAGGCGTACGACGCCGGTGCCGAGATCCTCACCTCGTTCTTCAAGTCCGAGCTGAGCAAGTTCCTCACCGACGACCTGGACCCGCTGGGCCGCCAGATCATCGAGACGTGCCTCGCGGACGGCTCGGTCGAGGACTACGTGGCCCTCACCCCGATGCACTACTGA
- a CDS encoding universal stress protein has translation MSSGRGGSADEEVTMVPSVVVGYDASEHSVAAVRWAAREAARTASPLLVVHVWGFAHQRTGGAGTSWLGAQVVAGVQAVADEGVALAVEAAPEVHARGFVGHGPPAQVLVDHSRDARLVVLGRHGTGWVREAVIGSVAASVVQHAFCPVVVVPTGDVPDHGVVVVGVDGSAGADAALDTAAEHSASRGAALRVLTAWTTVPVTSTMSYWVIAYPDSTPDQLALAHAEQVQEVARARLARTAPELQASWEIVEGRASDVLTAAARGADLVVVGARGRGGLAGLLLGSVSRGVVRHSPCPVLVTRSRP, from the coding sequence GTGAGCAGCGGTCGAGGGGGCTCCGCGGACGAGGAGGTCACGATGGTCCCGTCCGTCGTCGTCGGGTACGACGCGTCCGAGCACTCGGTCGCCGCCGTGCGCTGGGCCGCCCGCGAGGCAGCACGCACCGCCAGCCCGCTGCTCGTCGTGCACGTGTGGGGGTTCGCCCACCAGCGCACCGGCGGTGCCGGGACGTCCTGGCTCGGCGCCCAGGTCGTGGCCGGGGTGCAGGCCGTCGCCGACGAGGGCGTCGCGCTCGCGGTCGAGGCGGCGCCCGAGGTGCATGCGCGCGGGTTCGTGGGGCACGGGCCGCCCGCCCAGGTGCTGGTCGACCACTCCCGGGACGCGCGCCTGGTCGTCCTCGGCCGGCACGGCACCGGCTGGGTGCGTGAGGCCGTCATCGGCTCGGTCGCGGCGAGCGTGGTTCAGCACGCCTTCTGCCCGGTCGTCGTCGTGCCGACCGGTGACGTGCCCGACCACGGCGTCGTCGTCGTGGGGGTCGACGGCTCGGCGGGCGCCGACGCGGCGCTGGACACCGCCGCGGAGCACAGCGCGTCACGGGGTGCCGCCCTGCGCGTCCTGACCGCGTGGACGACGGTGCCCGTGACCTCGACCATGAGTTACTGGGTGATCGCCTACCCCGACTCCACCCCCGACCAGCTGGCGCTCGCGCACGCCGAGCAGGTCCAGGAGGTCGCGCGTGCCCGTCTGGCCCGGACGGCCCCCGAGCTGCAGGCCTCGTGGGAGATCGTCGAGGGTCGGGCCTCCGACGTGCTCACCGCCGCGGCGCGCGGCGCCGACCTGGTGGTCGTGGGCGCGCGGGGACGCGGAGGGCTCGCCGGGCTGCTCCTCGGATCGGTCAGCCGCGGCGTGGTGCGGCACAGCCCGTGCCCCGTCCTGGTGACCCGCTCACGCCCCTGA
- a CDS encoding gluconokinase, GntK/IdnK-type, translating into MSETRPASRTRSDRGPVRAWTLLLAVVVPTAVAAVVGMLLTWPGEATGADRPQLVDVAVELDSARVTATQLQRCDGTVEDVQADGTVPDQVDCLQVTARVTSGPRAGTTVEVFATAGLGVDDVPVGTAVVVEYYPEADGSPAVWAWHGFSRSLPLGAFALAFALVTVLVAGARGLRALIGLVLAFGVLALYVLPGLVAGENAVVLALCGSAVIVLVVLYLTHGVSLRTTTALVGTLVGLLMVAALGALGAHVARLDPVTTEDAYRLSQLLGSDGPQILRGVFLCGVVLAGLGVLNDVTITQASAVWELRAADPSAGWRRLFTQGMSIGRDHIASTVYTIAFAYAGASLPVLLLLEVYGQPLGQTLTSGPFAEEIVRTLAGSMGLVLAIPLTTVVAALVAVTASGEQARVDADTERVHAHTHAAGIGARAVPRPGAAPRVVVMGVSGCGKSTVGALLAERLGVPFLDADDLHPRSNVDKMAAGVPLTDEDRLPWLRLVGEALAEAPAGAVVACSALRRGYRDVLREAAPEVRFVHLAGTREQLAARLTSRVDHFMPAALLDSQLATLEPLTPDEDPVLLDIALAPAELAEQAARAL; encoded by the coding sequence ATGAGCGAGACCCGGCCCGCGTCCCGTACCCGCAGCGACCGTGGGCCCGTGCGCGCGTGGACCCTGCTGCTGGCCGTGGTCGTGCCGACCGCGGTCGCCGCCGTGGTGGGGATGCTCCTCACCTGGCCCGGTGAGGCGACTGGCGCGGACCGCCCGCAGCTGGTCGACGTGGCCGTGGAGCTCGACTCCGCGCGGGTGACCGCCACGCAGCTGCAGCGGTGCGACGGCACGGTCGAGGACGTCCAGGCGGACGGCACGGTGCCCGACCAGGTCGACTGCCTGCAGGTCACCGCGCGGGTGACGTCGGGACCTCGCGCCGGGACGACGGTGGAGGTCTTCGCGACCGCCGGCCTGGGTGTCGACGACGTGCCGGTGGGCACCGCGGTCGTCGTGGAGTACTACCCCGAGGCGGACGGGTCCCCGGCCGTGTGGGCGTGGCACGGCTTCTCCCGGTCGCTGCCGCTGGGGGCCTTCGCGCTGGCGTTCGCCCTGGTCACGGTGCTTGTCGCGGGCGCGCGCGGCCTACGGGCGCTGATCGGTCTCGTCCTGGCGTTCGGGGTCCTCGCGCTGTACGTGCTGCCGGGCCTGGTCGCGGGAGAGAACGCCGTCGTCCTGGCGTTGTGCGGCTCGGCGGTGATCGTGCTGGTCGTGCTGTACCTGACGCACGGGGTCTCGTTGCGCACGACGACGGCCCTGGTGGGCACGCTGGTCGGCCTGCTCATGGTCGCGGCGCTGGGCGCCCTCGGGGCGCACGTCGCCCGGCTCGACCCGGTGACGACCGAGGACGCGTACCGGCTCTCGCAGCTGCTCGGCTCCGACGGGCCGCAGATCCTGCGGGGGGTGTTCCTGTGCGGGGTCGTGCTCGCCGGGCTCGGTGTGCTCAACGACGTGACGATCACGCAGGCGTCGGCCGTGTGGGAGCTGCGGGCGGCCGACCCGTCCGCCGGGTGGCGTCGGCTGTTCACGCAGGGCATGAGCATCGGCAGGGACCACATCGCCTCGACGGTCTACACGATCGCGTTCGCCTACGCGGGGGCCTCGTTGCCGGTGCTGCTGCTCCTGGAGGTCTACGGCCAGCCGCTGGGGCAGACGCTGACGAGCGGGCCGTTCGCGGAGGAGATCGTGCGCACGCTGGCCGGCTCGATGGGGCTGGTGCTGGCGATCCCGCTGACCACGGTGGTGGCGGCGCTGGTGGCGGTGACCGCGTCGGGCGAGCAGGCGCGGGTCGACGCCGACACCGAGCGGGTGCATGCGCACACCCACGCGGCCGGGATCGGGGCGCGTGCGGTGCCACGCCCCGGTGCGGCACCGCGGGTCGTGGTCATGGGCGTCTCGGGCTGCGGCAAGTCGACCGTGGGCGCTCTGCTCGCCGAGAGGCTCGGTGTCCCGTTCCTCGACGCGGACGACCTGCATCCGCGGTCGAACGTGGACAAGATGGCGGCCGGCGTGCCGCTCACCGACGAGGACCGCCTGCCCTGGTTGCGGCTCGTGGGCGAGGCGCTCGCCGAGGCGCCTGCCGGCGCGGTCGTCGCCTGCTCCGCGCTGCGCCGCGGCTACCGGGACGTGCTGCGCGAGGCCGCGCCCGAGGTGCGGTTCGTGCACCTGGCGGGCACCCGGGAGCAGCTCGCCGCCCGCCTGACCTCGCGTGTCGACCACTTCATGCCTGCTGCGCTGCTGGACTCCCAGCTGGCCACGCTCGAGCCGCTCACACCCGACGAGGACCCGGTGCTGCTGGACATCGCGCTCGCGCCCGCCGAGCTCGCCGAGCAGGCCGCACGGGCCCTGTGA
- a CDS encoding TetR/AcrR family transcriptional regulator → MDPRLARTREAALTAATDLLAEYGMTALTHQNVAARAGLGRATVYRHWPTTVDLLLDLHAAHRPPGFVTEGETLRGRIAANYDLQLAHLVDPRSRNVSIALQGAAQDERVHARLVEANAARMRSIADAVGPDYDLHDRRDHLLNVLALMNGPVLQLAAFSRHAIDAEVRATVIDAVVDYLNSYCRTTSPAPAPAHVDAPIPVSPVV, encoded by the coding sequence ATGGACCCCCGACTCGCACGGACCCGCGAGGCCGCGCTCACCGCGGCGACCGACCTGCTGGCCGAGTACGGCATGACGGCGCTCACGCACCAGAACGTCGCCGCCCGCGCCGGCCTCGGGCGCGCGACCGTGTACCGCCACTGGCCGACCACGGTCGACCTGCTGCTCGACCTGCACGCCGCGCACCGGCCGCCGGGCTTCGTCACCGAGGGCGAGACCCTGCGGGGCAGGATCGCCGCCAACTACGACCTGCAGCTCGCGCACCTCGTCGACCCCCGTTCGCGCAACGTGTCGATCGCGTTGCAGGGTGCCGCGCAGGACGAGCGGGTGCACGCACGGCTCGTCGAGGCCAACGCCGCGCGGATGCGGTCGATCGCCGACGCCGTCGGCCCCGACTACGACCTCCACGACCGCCGGGACCACCTGCTCAACGTGCTGGCGCTGATGAACGGCCCGGTGCTGCAGCTCGCCGCGTTCAGCCGGCACGCGATCGACGCCGAGGTGCGGGCCACCGTGATCGACGCCGTCGTGGACTACCTGAACAGCTACTGCCGCACCACCTCCCCCGCGCCCGCACCCGCTCACGTCGACGCACCGATCCCGGTGTCACCGGTCGTCTGA